The following are from one region of the Synechococcus sp. CBW1108 genome:
- a CDS encoding DUF721 domain-containing protein yields MAKASRQQTRQIGNLSLLVPAPRPPPSGLASCLRELEQRWQQGGHLAALWQAWPRIAGAQLAPHCRPLRLHSGLLTVGAAPGPWLQALQYNRHQLLGALRANGFSVRDLRLEQHHPAAAAPPGGLQEGEVWAAHPSRVDVHGMATCPRCSSPAPAGEMARWGHCSFCRQKQLALAARPTG; encoded by the coding sequence ATGGCCAAGGCCTCCCGCCAGCAAACCCGCCAGATCGGCAACCTCAGCCTGCTGGTTCCTGCTCCGCGCCCACCCCCCAGCGGCCTGGCCAGCTGCCTGCGGGAGCTGGAGCAACGCTGGCAGCAGGGCGGGCACTTGGCGGCCCTCTGGCAGGCCTGGCCCCGCATCGCCGGCGCCCAGCTCGCCCCCCACTGCAGGCCCCTGCGCCTGCACAGCGGCCTGCTCACCGTGGGGGCGGCCCCGGGCCCCTGGCTCCAGGCCCTCCAATACAACCGGCACCAGCTGCTGGGGGCCCTGCGCGCCAATGGCTTCAGCGTGCGCGATCTGCGCCTGGAACAACACCACCCCGCGGCGGCCGCCCCCCCTGGCGGTCTGCAGGAAGGGGAGGTGTGGGCAGCCCACCCCAGCCGGGTGGATGTCCACGGCATGGCCACCTGTCCCCGCTGCAGCAGTCCGGCCCCGGCCGGGGAGATGGCCCGCTGGGGCCACTGCAGCTTCTGCCGCCAGAAGCAGCTGGCCCTGGCAGCCCGCCCCACCGGCTAA
- a CDS encoding glycosyltransferase family 39 protein: protein MAPPPVASLQRRQVLLITAAVALVLFGWQLGSSGLVDETAPLFAASARAMAETGDWLIPRVNGLPRFDKPPLVYWAMGMLYALPGQELWNPLGTWAARLPSALACGAVMLALADTLLRWPQRPGRPALVALTAAFAFGLSPLVLLWGRIAVSDALFSGLLALSLLLGWQTYARGQGWWRCWLLLGLAVLAKGPVAVVLLGLTLLLFGWLQADMAGLWRRLRPLPGLAITALVALPWYGAALVVAGEPFWRSFFGYHNLQRFTVVVNNHLQPWWFFVPVLVIASLPATPLLLLGLAQGVGPLRWSWLPAKPLAPELSLQRFAACWLLAVLLFFTAAATKLPSYWLPATPAAALLIALAAQRGQGWAWRLSLALTAVLAAGWLASPLWVPLIVAPEIPGLAPELLAGGWLLLGGGLYALAVVLGLAQGRSGGAAALLALQLPLLAFVPLVLQPAWQLGDRLRGLPVRQMASALVRQARPSEPVAMVGMLKPSLHYYGRRVVIYEGAEPHNLVNLADRLRTETRPGQPASTPGEQPTLLMVIDTGTAALPFWQGLEPQLLDRLGIYGLWRLDRRRLEGRAAQLQRQGVAADWRLPRPERY, encoded by the coding sequence ATGGCCCCGCCGCCCGTCGCTTCGCTCCAGCGCCGCCAGGTGCTGTTGATCACGGCGGCGGTGGCCCTGGTGCTATTTGGGTGGCAGCTGGGCAGCTCCGGCCTGGTGGACGAGACCGCTCCCCTGTTTGCCGCCTCGGCCCGGGCCATGGCCGAAACCGGTGACTGGTTGATCCCCCGGGTGAACGGCCTGCCTCGCTTCGATAAGCCGCCGCTGGTGTACTGGGCGATGGGGATGCTCTATGCCCTCCCCGGCCAGGAGCTCTGGAACCCCCTGGGCACTTGGGCGGCGCGGCTGCCCTCGGCCCTGGCTTGCGGCGCCGTGATGCTGGCCCTGGCAGACACCCTGCTGCGCTGGCCCCAGCGGCCCGGCCGGCCGGCCCTGGTCGCCCTGACGGCTGCCTTTGCCTTTGGCCTTTCCCCCCTGGTGCTGCTCTGGGGCCGCATCGCCGTCAGTGATGCCCTGTTTTCAGGGCTCCTGGCCCTCAGCCTGCTGCTGGGTTGGCAGACCTATGCCCGGGGCCAGGGCTGGTGGCGTTGCTGGTTGCTGCTGGGCCTGGCGGTGCTGGCCAAGGGGCCGGTGGCAGTGGTTTTGCTGGGCCTGACCCTGCTGCTGTTTGGCTGGTTGCAGGCGGATATGGCCGGGCTCTGGCGGCGCCTGAGGCCCCTGCCTGGGCTGGCGATCACGGCTCTGGTGGCGCTTCCCTGGTACGGGGCCGCCCTGGTGGTGGCAGGGGAACCCTTCTGGCGCAGCTTTTTTGGCTACCACAACCTGCAGCGCTTCACGGTGGTGGTGAACAACCACCTGCAGCCCTGGTGGTTCTTCGTGCCGGTACTGGTGATCGCCAGCCTGCCGGCCACGCCCCTGCTGTTGCTGGGCCTGGCCCAGGGGGTGGGCCCCCTTCGCTGGAGCTGGCTGCCGGCGAAGCCCCTGGCGCCGGAACTCTCGCTGCAGCGTTTCGCGGCCTGCTGGTTGCTGGCGGTACTGCTGTTTTTCACCGCCGCGGCAACCAAGTTGCCCAGTTACTGGCTGCCGGCCACGCCGGCGGCGGCCCTGCTGATTGCCCTGGCAGCCCAGCGGGGGCAAGGCTGGGCCTGGCGACTCAGCCTTGCCCTTACGGCCGTGCTGGCGGCCGGTTGGCTGGCTTCTCCCCTCTGGGTGCCGCTGATCGTGGCGCCGGAGATCCCGGGCCTGGCGCCGGAGCTGCTGGCCGGCGGCTGGCTGTTGCTGGGCGGGGGGCTCTACGCCCTCGCCGTGGTTCTGGGCTTGGCTCAGGGGCGGAGCGGTGGCGCCGCCGCCCTGCTGGCGCTGCAGCTTCCCCTGCTTGCCTTTGTGCCCTTGGTGCTCCAACCTGCCTGGCAGCTAGGTGATCGGCTGCGGGGTCTGCCGGTGCGGCAGATGGCCTCGGCGCTGGTTCGGCAGGCCCGCCCCTCCGAACCGGTGGCGATGGTGGGGATGCTCAAGCCCTCCCTGCACTATTACGGCCGCCGGGTGGTGATCTACGAGGGGGCCGAGCCCCACAACCTGGTCAACCTGGCCGACCGGCTTCGGACCGAGACCCGCCCCGGCCAGCCAGCCAGCACCCCGGGCGAGCAGCCCACCCTGCTGATGGTGATCGATACCGGCACCGCCGCCCTGCCCTTCTGGCAGGGCCTCGAGCCCCAGCTGCTGGATCGCCTGGGCATCTATGGCCTCTGGCGCCTGGATCGCCGCCGGCTAGAGGGGCGGGCAGCCCAGCTGCAGCGGCAGGGGGTCGCCGCCGACTGGCGGCTGCCGCGCCCAGAGCGCTATTGA
- a CDS encoding biotin--[acetyl-CoA-carboxylase] ligase, whose protein sequence is MSWQLRRLPVCASTELELDRWLAQRQGLGLPLAKLAVQAGRQRFGHGQQGRPWQSPAGGLWLSAAFPWAGALPSSAALGLAVAVGLAQQLEQLGVPVQLKWPNDLLVHNRKLAGLLPRLRLRGGSIRWAQVGLGLNGCNRVPAAAISLAQALGARRCHPQARPQRLLIRLLAACDWASAHANEPELVRSAAEARLWRPVAGWPHGGDSWQVVGLDGSGRLRLALGNRQVALQRHF, encoded by the coding sequence TTGAGCTGGCAGCTGCGCCGTTTGCCGGTGTGTGCCAGCACGGAACTGGAGCTGGATCGCTGGCTGGCCCAGCGCCAGGGCCTTGGCTTGCCGCTGGCCAAGCTTGCTGTGCAGGCTGGGCGCCAGCGCTTCGGCCACGGCCAGCAGGGACGCCCCTGGCAGTCACCGGCCGGTGGACTCTGGCTCAGTGCGGCCTTCCCCTGGGCCGGGGCTTTGCCTAGCTCGGCGGCCCTGGGGCTGGCGGTGGCGGTGGGGCTGGCCCAGCAGTTGGAGCAGCTGGGGGTGCCGGTGCAGTTGAAGTGGCCCAACGACCTGCTGGTGCACAACCGCAAGCTGGCGGGCCTGCTGCCGCGGCTACGGCTGCGGGGTGGCTCTATCCGCTGGGCCCAGGTAGGCCTGGGCTTGAACGGTTGCAACCGGGTGCCCGCCGCCGCGATCTCCCTTGCCCAGGCCCTGGGTGCCCGGCGCTGCCATCCCCAGGCCCGTCCCCAGAGGTTGCTGATCAGGCTCCTAGCCGCCTGCGACTGGGCCTCCGCCCACGCCAACGAGCCCGAGCTGGTGCGCAGCGCCGCCGAGGCCAGGCTGTGGCGGCCGGTGGCTGGCTGGCCCCACGGGGGTGATAGCTGGCAGGTGGTGGGTTTGGATGGCAGCGGTCGCCTGCGCCTGGCTCTGGGCAACCGCCAGGTGGCCCTGCAGCGCCATTTCTGA
- a CDS encoding IS5 family transposase: MGQRGFWDEQQRVEKLKTKKPVLERLSQSIPWESFRPLLERGYAQERKSNAGRRRIDPLILFKMLVLQPLFNLSDDDTEFQVNDRRSFEEFVGLGVMNDIPDATTIAFFRERLRKAGVIEELFEKFEAYLRSQGLEARGGQIIDATLVPVPRQRNSREDNKEIKENRMPEGWDEISNLLQQKDLDARWVKKNGINHYGYKNSICIDVEHGFIRRYAVTPANIHDSQMLPMLLDPENTDDYVWADSAFAGERFEDLLDLGGFESCIHEKGSRNHPLSDAAKERNRIKSAIRACVEHVFGCMSMSMGGKMTRKIGLEKNKAWWGLKNLTFNFLRYLLRANRAFALE, translated from the coding sequence ATGGGCCAGAGAGGCTTCTGGGACGAGCAGCAGAGGGTTGAAAAGCTCAAAACTAAAAAACCTGTTCTTGAGCGACTTTCCCAGTCGATTCCTTGGGAATCATTTCGCCCACTGCTCGAAAGAGGTTATGCGCAAGAGCGGAAAAGCAATGCTGGTCGGCGGAGAATTGATCCTCTGATCCTCTTCAAAATGCTGGTGCTCCAACCGCTTTTCAATTTGAGCGATGATGACACTGAGTTCCAGGTAAATGATCGCCGTTCTTTTGAAGAGTTTGTTGGCTTAGGCGTAATGAACGATATTCCCGATGCTACTACTATCGCCTTTTTTAGAGAAAGGCTTCGTAAGGCTGGGGTAATCGAAGAGCTGTTTGAAAAGTTTGAGGCCTATCTCCGGTCCCAAGGCCTCGAAGCCCGTGGCGGGCAGATAATTGATGCAACGTTGGTTCCAGTGCCACGGCAGCGGAATAGCAGAGAAGACAACAAGGAGATTAAAGAGAATCGCATGCCTGAAGGATGGGACGAAATCTCAAATCTATTGCAGCAAAAGGACTTAGATGCGCGATGGGTTAAAAAGAACGGCATCAATCACTATGGCTACAAGAACAGTATCTGTATCGACGTTGAACATGGATTTATCAGACGCTATGCCGTGACACCGGCCAATATCCATGACAGTCAGATGCTGCCGATGCTCCTCGATCCTGAGAACACAGATGATTATGTTTGGGCAGATTCTGCCTTTGCAGGCGAGCGCTTTGAAGACCTACTGGATCTTGGCGGTTTTGAAAGTTGCATTCACGAAAAAGGCAGCCGCAATCACCCGCTAAGCGACGCAGCCAAAGAGCGTAACCGTATTAAATCAGCAATTAGAGCTTGTGTGGAACATGTTTTTGGCTGCATGAGCATGTCTATGGGTGGCAAGATGACTAGAAAGATTGGGCTTGAGAAAAACAAAGCATGGTGGGGTCTCAAGAATCTGACATTTAACTTCTTGCGATATCTTCTAAGAGCAAATCGTGCATTTGCACTCGAATGA
- the trxA gene encoding thioredoxin, translated as MSVVQLTDANFQTEVLDAAGPVLVDVWAQWCGPCRLMAPMMNWLDAEYTGRLAVGKLEADGNPTIRDSLQIQGLPTLILFKGGQELARHEGAMAKPQLQAFVDAHL; from the coding sequence GTGTCCGTTGTTCAGCTCACCGACGCCAATTTTCAAACCGAGGTGCTGGATGCTGCTGGCCCAGTGCTGGTTGATGTTTGGGCCCAGTGGTGTGGTCCCTGCAGGCTGATGGCGCCGATGATGAATTGGCTGGACGCCGAATACACCGGCCGCCTTGCGGTGGGCAAGCTGGAGGCCGATGGCAACCCCACCATCCGCGATTCCCTGCAGATCCAGGGTCTGCCGACCCTGATTCTGTTCAAGGGCGGCCAAGAGCTGGCTCGCCACGAGGGTGCCATGGCCAAGCCCCAGCTCCAGGCATTTGTGGATGCCCATCTCTGA
- a CDS encoding PspA/IM30 family protein, producing MGFFDRLSRLIRANANAAVGSMEDPAKILDQSVADMQSDLIKLRQAVATAIASQKRIQNQAEQAESQAATWYERAELALKKGEEDLAREALGRRKTCQDTATALNTQLQSQAGQVEQLKKSLITLESRIAEAKTKKDMLKARAQAAQAQEQLQSAVGSLGTNSSMAAFERMEEKVQTLEARSQAAAELAGADLESQFAALEGAPEVDDELAALKNRLAGGVAAPQLEPVKVSELDPELEQLKRSIDKL from the coding sequence ATGGGCTTCTTTGATCGCCTCAGCCGCCTGATTCGGGCCAACGCCAATGCGGCGGTGGGATCCATGGAGGATCCGGCCAAGATCCTCGACCAATCGGTGGCCGACATGCAGTCGGACCTGATCAAGTTGCGCCAGGCGGTGGCCACGGCTATCGCCAGCCAGAAGCGCATCCAGAACCAGGCAGAGCAGGCCGAATCCCAGGCAGCCACCTGGTATGAGCGAGCCGAGCTGGCGCTCAAAAAGGGTGAGGAAGACCTGGCCCGTGAGGCCCTCGGCCGTCGCAAGACCTGCCAGGACACCGCCACGGCCCTGAACACCCAGCTGCAGAGCCAGGCAGGCCAGGTGGAGCAGCTCAAAAAGAGCTTGATCACCCTCGAGAGCAGGATCGCCGAGGCCAAGACCAAAAAGGACATGCTCAAGGCCCGCGCCCAGGCGGCCCAGGCCCAGGAGCAGCTGCAGAGCGCCGTCGGCAGCCTTGGCACCAACAGCTCAATGGCGGCCTTCGAGCGGATGGAGGAAAAGGTGCAGACGCTGGAGGCTCGCAGCCAAGCGGCCGCCGAGCTGGCCGGTGCAGATCTGGAAAGCCAGTTTGCGGCCCTGGAGGGGGCGCCCGAGGTGGACGATGAACTTGCGGCGCTGAAGAACCGCCTGGCCGGCGGAGTGGCGGCCCCCCAGCTGGAGCCCGTCAAGGTGAGTGAGCTCGATCCCGAGCTCGAGCAGCTGAAGCGCTCGATCGACAAGCTCTGA
- a CDS encoding AbrB/MazE/SpoVT family DNA-binding domain-containing protein: MSIGGVPAAGPSRQALRRWGNSLGVRLPVAIARAAHLQEDQDIELSVVEDGVLIRPIQPRLSLEQRLAAYVPMPPEPVEAMAWEPLGAEAT; this comes from the coding sequence GTGTCGATAGGAGGAGTGCCGGCGGCTGGCCCATCTCGCCAGGCCTTGCGGCGCTGGGGTAACAGCCTGGGTGTACGGCTACCGGTGGCTATCGCCCGCGCAGCCCATCTCCAGGAAGACCAGGACATCGAGCTGAGTGTTGTGGAGGACGGGGTGCTGATCCGGCCCATCCAGCCCCGGCTGTCGCTGGAGCAGCGCTTGGCGGCGTACGTACCGATGCCGCCTGAGCCGGTCGAAGCCATGGCCTGGGAGCCGCTCGGCGCTGAAGCGACTTAA
- a CDS encoding type II toxin-antitoxin system PemK/MazF family toxin, whose amino-acid sequence MTPRRLRGTWIPERGELIWIDHNPLAGRELRDHHPFLVLSSATFNSAVGLVVGCAMTSAPYNQGSSMAVDLGPIPDRPDAHSYVLCHQLKSSDWKVRGARPHPMGVVPAEQLQQVQEIVAQILGFCP is encoded by the coding sequence ATGACACCACGGCGCTTGCGTGGCACCTGGATTCCCGAGCGCGGCGAGCTGATCTGGATCGATCACAACCCTCTGGCCGGAAGGGAGTTGAGGGACCATCATCCGTTTCTGGTGCTCTCGAGCGCTACGTTTAACTCCGCCGTGGGCCTGGTGGTGGGATGCGCCATGACATCAGCGCCCTACAACCAGGGCTCTTCCATGGCCGTGGATCTTGGTCCGATTCCGGATCGGCCGGATGCCCACAGCTACGTGCTGTGCCATCAGCTGAAATCCTCCGACTGGAAGGTTCGCGGCGCCAGGCCCCATCCCATGGGGGTGGTGCCGGCTGAACAGCTCCAACAGGTGCAGGAGATCGTGGCTCAAATTCTCGGCTTCTGCCCCTGA
- a CDS encoding aminotransferase class I/II-fold pyridoxal phosphate-dependent enzyme: MPISERLSRLGSGVFARNDQRKSAYVARALELGMPELVDLSLGSTDLQPPAVAIEAMAAQLAAPASSAYCLHGATLPFRLAVAAWAQQRFGVAVDPETEVLLLVGSQEGTAHLPLAVLNPGDRALLLDPYYPSHMGGLHLASAEPVLLRLDGAAGWRPDFDALGATEWDVLKLMVLGFPHNPTATTGEQAWVDRAAELALRHGVVFAHDNPYVDLALDGEAPALLRSPHWRGCGIEFFSLSKGWCLGGYRLAFAIGAEWLITALRQLKGVVDFNQSLALQAGAIAALQQAPHCPEQLRTTYLQRRDGMAAALEAVGWPVQLPSMALYLWLQVPPQAAGMGSEAFCAALLEATGVALTPGNGFGPGGEGWLRLALVQPLAELEAAAARIGVWLAGL, encoded by the coding sequence ATGCCCATCTCTGAGCGGCTCTCTCGGCTGGGCAGCGGCGTCTTTGCCCGCAACGACCAGCGCAAGTCCGCCTACGTGGCCAGGGCTTTGGAGCTAGGGATGCCAGAGCTGGTGGATCTCTCGCTCGGCTCCACCGACCTGCAACCCCCTGCCGTGGCGATCGAGGCGATGGCTGCCCAGTTGGCAGCGCCGGCAAGCTCAGCCTACTGCCTCCATGGGGCCACTCTCCCCTTCCGCCTGGCCGTGGCCGCCTGGGCCCAGCAGCGTTTTGGGGTGGCGGTGGATCCGGAAACGGAGGTGCTGCTGCTGGTGGGATCCCAGGAGGGCACGGCCCACCTGCCGCTGGCGGTGCTGAATCCGGGCGATCGGGCCCTGCTGCTCGATCCCTACTACCCCTCCCACATGGGCGGTCTGCATTTGGCATCGGCCGAGCCGGTGTTGCTGCGGCTGGATGGGGCGGCGGGGTGGCGGCCCGATTTCGACGCTCTTGGCGCCACCGAGTGGGATGTCCTGAAGTTGATGGTGCTCGGTTTTCCCCACAACCCCACCGCTACCACCGGCGAGCAGGCCTGGGTTGATCGGGCCGCCGAGCTGGCCCTGCGCCACGGCGTTGTGTTCGCCCATGACAACCCCTACGTAGACCTGGCCCTCGATGGCGAGGCGCCGGCGCTGCTGCGCTCCCCCCACTGGCGTGGCTGCGGGATCGAATTTTTCTCCCTCTCGAAGGGCTGGTGCCTGGGTGGTTATCGCCTTGCCTTTGCGATTGGGGCTGAGTGGTTGATCACCGCCCTGCGCCAACTCAAGGGGGTGGTGGATTTCAACCAGTCGCTGGCCCTGCAGGCCGGGGCGATCGCTGCCCTGCAGCAGGCGCCCCACTGCCCCGAGCAGCTGCGCACGACCTACCTTCAGCGCCGCGATGGGATGGCGGCCGCCCTGGAGGCCGTGGGCTGGCCGGTGCAGCTGCCATCGATGGCGCTCTACCTCTGGCTTCAGGTGCCGCCCCAGGCCGCCGGCATGGGCTCGGAGGCCTTTTGCGCCGCCCTGCTCGAGGCCACGGGCGTGGCGCTGACGCCCGGCAATGGCTTCGGCCCCGGTGGGGAGGGCTGGCTGCGGCTGGCCCTGGTGCAGCCGCTGGCAGAGCTGGAGGCCGCTGCCGCCCGCATCGGCGTCTGGCTGGCTGGTCTTTGA
- a CDS encoding glycosyltransferase family 32 protein: protein MNSIKDAAAGHEYKCYSDSMIALFLRDNFGVDVLAAYRQLRPYSFKADMARYCILYRFGGWYIDAGMQWCLPSFDVNSQVELIAFRDMQEFLGNSWACAPSIIYAKPKHPALKLVLERVMSNIRNRYYGLTPLCPTGPIPWGAALAQTGLSKGLVMGDFKHTTPSYQHKNTCCLLPSGQIVARWKPLLPAGGRLSDTANKGLNNYMSLWKDKNVYCDEDDD from the coding sequence ATGAACTCCATCAAAGACGCAGCCGCTGGGCACGAATACAAATGTTACAGCGACAGCATGATTGCGCTCTTCTTGCGCGATAACTTTGGAGTGGACGTATTGGCTGCATATAGGCAGCTGAGGCCCTACTCCTTTAAGGCGGACATGGCGAGATATTGTATACTTTATAGATTTGGCGGCTGGTATATTGATGCGGGCATGCAATGGTGCCTGCCATCATTTGATGTCAACAGTCAAGTTGAATTGATAGCGTTCAGGGATATGCAGGAGTTTTTGGGAAACTCGTGGGCATGCGCACCCAGCATAATATATGCAAAGCCAAAGCATCCAGCACTGAAACTTGTATTAGAAAGAGTAATGTCAAATATTCGCAATAGGTACTACGGCCTCACCCCCCTTTGCCCTACTGGGCCAATTCCTTGGGGTGCCGCATTGGCGCAGACAGGATTAAGCAAGGGTTTAGTAATGGGCGATTTCAAGCATACTACACCTTCATATCAGCATAAGAACACATGCTGTCTTTTGCCCAGCGGCCAGATAGTCGCCCGCTGGAAGCCACTACTTCCCGCAGGAGGCAGGCTAAGCGATACCGCAAACAAGGGGTTGAATAACTACATGTCTCTTTGGAAAGATAAAAATGTCTATTGTGATGAAGATGATGATTAA